The genomic stretch TAACAAATCTTATAGCATTATATTCAGGGTATACTTAATTTATGAACGCATGAATCTTTATGGAATTACGATACAATGACGGAAGTACCTTTTGATTTTTGGATGTTTTTAGCCGGTCTTGGCATATTCCTTTTCGGAATGCGACACTTAGAAGACGGAATTAAAGGTTTGGCGGGGAAGTCGTTCCAGCGCTTTATCAGGCGATTTACCAACCGTAGCTGGAAAGGAATTCTTACCGGAACATTTGTAACGGCAATTCTACAAAGCAGCTCAATGGTGACATTGCTTGTTCTGGCTTTTCTCGGTACTGGGATGCTAACCTTAAAGAGTGCGCTTGGGGTTGTTCTTGGAGCAAATCTGGGAACGACCATCACAGCCTGGGTTGTAGCTGCTCTTGGTTTCAAAATGAACATAGCCGATTTCTCTTTTCCGTTTCTTGCGGTGGGGATTTTATCCTATCTATTCTTGGAGAGCAGACCGGTTCTAAAAAATATTGGTGGGTTTTTAATTGGGTTTGGACTGTTGTTTTTAGGCCTTGATTTCATGAAAGATGCTCTGGATGCTGTTGCTGAACAGCTAGACCTTTCCTCTTTTTCAAGGTATGGACTTTGGGCTTTTTTACTTTTAGGGTTGATCGTTACTGCATTAATACAATCTAGCTCTGCTATGATAGTAATTATTCTGAGTGCGCTGAATGCAGGCTTGATCGATGTCTATCAGTCTTTTGCTATGATAATCGGTGCCAATATGGGTACAACATCTACTTTATTGCTCGGGTCTATCGGAGGCACAGCAGATAAAAAACGGCTTGCAGTCGCCAATGTGATCTTTAATTCATCGGCAGGGATCATCATCTTTTTGGTTTTGGAACCACTAGTGGACGGTGTCTATTCTTTTTTCAAAATGACTGATCCCTTGATGGAGCTGGTATTGTTAAACACCCTTTTAAATCTTGCGGGGATTTTACTCTTTTTGCCGTTTTTGGGTGCTTTCCAGAGTTTCTTGAAGAATCGATTCAAGAGTGCTGAACCTGGAGGTGAAACGCTCTATATAAAAAATATTACCGCAGAATTTCCCGATGTGGCTCTTAAAGCAATTAGAGATGAACTAGATCATATGTACGGGTATGTACTTGATTTTATCTATCATAATTTTTCCATTGGATCCATAGCGGGGAAACCTTCAGGTTGGAAATCAATCTTCCAAACCGCAATAAACATCAATGAGAAATACGATAAAATAAAACGTATAGAAGATGAACTTACCGGGTTCTACGCCCTCCTACAAGAGCAAAATCTGGATAAAGATGAAGCTGAGGAGTTGACTGAGAGTATGCTTTCGCTAAGATCCATGGTGTATGGGGCCAAGGATATAAAGGATGTGGCCCACAACATCAGCTATATGTCCGAAGGTGAAGACCCTCTTGCGCAGGAAGTGCTAAAAAGATTGCAGATTTTCGTCAAACTGCAAACGGAAGAGGTGTATCATAGAAATCTCAGTACAGAGGAAAACAAGTTTGATTTGACAGAAGGGATAGCCAAAAATGAGGAGTTCTATAAAGAAATGATTGCCTTTTTGTACGAGAACATAAAGCACCATACCAAAAAAGGAGTGCCTATTTCCACTATGACTAATGTGATAAAGCAAACTGTCTCAGCAATGAACAACCTGTGTAGTGCAATCCACATTAAACCAGTTGAAAATGAATTAGTTGAAAGTTGAGTTGTGGGTTTAATCCTACCAGTTTTCTGTTGACTACCAAGTATTAAGTGCTTGATCTTACCTTGGTCTGGATATTCCCATGTAGGTTACCTATATTAGAGTATCTATGCCATATTGGTTCCGAATGGAGAAATTTTACAGGTTTGTTTTTTTCTTACTTTGTCTGCAAGTTATGGCATTGACTAGTGAAGCACAGCTCTCTACAATAGGGAAAGAATTCTGGGTGGGATTTATGGACAATAACCGCATACTCCCCGGTGCCTCCGATAGAGCGGTGCTGGAAATTGCAGCGATTGAAGATGCTGAGCTTACTATAGAATACCTGGGAAATATCCGAAGCCAATCCCTCGCCAAAGGGCAACGCTTCAATTTGATTGTGGACTCCCAGGATTTAGACCTTTTTCACAGGTTTTCCGAACGGGTGGAAAACAAAGGGATTTTTATCAGTTCGACGGGAAATTTATCTGTCTATGCTTTCAATGAACGTATCCGAAGTGCTGATGGTACTGTGGTGTTGCCTGTGGCCGCTTTGGGGAAAGAATACCTTGTCACTTCCCACTATGAACGACTCACCGCTCCTGTGGAATACGATGGGAATATTGATGATGAAAGTAGCCTCTTAGTAATCGCTACGGAGGATAATACGCAGGTAGAAATTACCAAAAGCATAGGTGGCTCACCCATTATCCTCAACTTAAACCGCGGTCAAAGCTACCAGATCAAAGAAAATTATGACCTCACGGGCAGCAGGGTGAGAGTGATAGGAGAGGACGTAAGTTCCTGTAAAAAAATCGCTGTTTTTGGAGGTAATAAGTGGACTTCCGTAGGAAACTGCGGAGCTGCAAATGACAATCTTTTCCAACAAGCCTATCCCTTAAATACCTGGGGACAATCCTTCACCCATGTGGGGTTGAGAGGTAGATCCTCAGGTGAATTGGTGAAAGTGCTAGCTGCCGAAAATGATACTGATGTAGTTGTGAACGGAACTACGCGTGCCTCCCTATCCGCCACGGAGTTTGTAACTTTGTCTTTTAGTGCAGACGAAGTGGTGTCTATCACTACTTCAAAACCTTCTTCAGTTACTGTGTTTGCAAAAAGCCAGGAATGTAACAATGCGAATTCTGGCAATTTTGAGCAGGGGGATCCATTCATGATTACTTATAGTCCCAATGAGCAATTGCTGAAGGAGGTGGAGTTTTCTGCGCTTTCTATCGTTTCTATCTCTGTCAACTATGTAAATATAATCGTACCTGCGGGGGCGCAGGGAAATACTATTTTGGATGGGAGAAACGTAGGCGCTGAATTTACTCCTGTGCCTGGCAACGCCTCTTTTTTTTATGCGAGGATTAGTATTTCCAAAGGACTTCATAGTCTAACCAATCCGGATGGATTTATCGCTTATGTGTATGGCTTCGGGTTTTTAGAATCTTATGGATATGCCGTAGGTGCGGCTTTGGATAATCTGAATTTTGAAGTAAAGTCAAGTTACGATTTTGAGGTACAAGGAGATCTTACTGCTTGCTTAGATAGGGAAGGTGAATGGAGTATAGCGCCGGAAAATGAAGATTTCACTTATTTTGTCTGGGACTTCAATGATGGTTCAGAGGTAAAGGAAGGACAGAAGGTCAACCACACATTTTCTGCTCCGGGCATTTATGAAGTCACTGTCACAGCCTCTCTAAGCCCTCTTACCTGCGATCAGCAAGAAGAAAAGACATTTCAGGTAGAAGTCTTGGAAACCAAAGCAGAATTGTTGGGTGAGCAAGCTGTATGTCCTGAAGTAGAGGAATTTCTCTATAAACTCGGTACACATGAAAATCTACAGTCTGTGAGTTTTGAAGTGGAGGGCGGGACTATCCTCCAGGACTATGGTGATTCGGTGCTGGTGAATTGGGGCGAAGCCAATCCTGATGCCAGAATCATTGCAAATCCTATAGGCACAAACGGTTGTTTGGCAGATCCTATAGTTCTACCGGTAGTGATCAACTCCAAATTAGCTGCTTCCAATCCTGTTGGCGAATCGGCTGTTTGTTTTAATCCGCTGAATACACACTATTACGAAGCTCCCAACTCTTCAGGAAGACGCGGCTACGAATGGATGGTAAGTGGAGGTGAGGTGGTTTCAGGTGCCGACCAGGCAGTGGTAGAAATCCGGTGGGATCAGCCGGGAATCACTGGATTCGTCAGCTATACAACTTATAGTCTGGATGATCAATCCTGTGAAGGGACTTCGGAGCCTTTTGAGGTGAAAGTAGCAGAGAAACTGGAGGCAAGTATTTCAATCCTAGAAAATGTGAGGTGCGCTGGGGAGTCTAGTGGTGTAATTGAACTTGATATACAGGGAGGGGTAGCACCTTACATGTTTATATGGCCCCATGATGCTGATTTGGATGCTTCACGGGCAGAAAATCTAACTCCAGGTACTTATTCAGTGCTTATAACGGATAGTTTGGGATGTGAAACGGAGTTGGATAACATGGTAATTTCAGAACCACCTGTGCTGGAGCTGGTCTCTATGGAGTCAGAAGGAGTAAGCTGCTTTGGCAAAAAGGATGGAAGATTAGGGGTGGCAATCAATGGAGGAAGTCCGCCCTATAGGCTAGAGATAGATGGGGAGGAGTATGAGTTTACAGGAAAATTGGATTTGTATGAAGTTTCCCAGGGTCAGTACGATATCTATATATTAGACCAAAATTCCTGTAGTATACCACTTAACTTGGAAATCACTTCACCTGCAGCATTGGAAGTCAACGTAAGAATGAGCAAACCAGCCTGTCCAGGTGGCAGCAACGGTGAACTTTTTGCTTTTCCCGAAGGGGGAGAAGCACCTTACATCTATTATTGGAATGAAGGAAGTGCCGGCAGCAATACCTTGGAAGGCCTTGCAAAGGGGACTTACACCCTTTCTGTGGTAGATGCTTTTGGATGTGTAGGTTTGGGAGAAGGAGAGGTCTTAGAAAATGCCCCAGAAGTACGACTGCCTACAGGATATTATCCAGTGAAAGATGGGGGATTTTTTGAGGGAGTTTCCAATTGCGAAATCATCTTTACTATCTGGATTTACAATAGGTGGGGGCAGTTGTTGTACAGTGGTACGGAGGGATGGGACGGAAAGGTGAACGGTGAAAATGCCATTCAAGGAACCTATACTTATCTGTTGCAATACAGTTTTCCACTGGAAGATGAGATCCAGACAGTAGAAAAGCGTGGGAGTTTTTTATTGGTCAGATAATTGCCAATTAATACGGGGTAGATGTGCCGTCTCAGTATACACATTGATAGAATATTGTTTTAGGGTTTTCTTCATAAGACTTTCCCAAAAATATTCTTATATCCATGTAAACCTATAGTTTTGCTCTGGCAAACTTTTACGACAATGAAAAATATTTTAATCACCGGAGGAGCCGGTTTTATCGGTTCTCATACAGCGGTCCAACTCATCGAAGCAGGGTTAAATCCTATTATCATTGATGATCTTTCCAATTCTGATGAAAAGGTGCTCGCAAGGCTGAAAGAAATCACGGGCAAAAGTTTGGTTTTCTACAAGGGAGATTGCAGTGACCGTAGTCTTCTAGATCAAATAGCGTCAGCACATGATATTGCTGGAGTGATCCATTTTGCAGCGTTCAAGGCTGTTGGGGAAAGTACCCAAAAGCCGTTAAAGTATTACCAGAATAATATAGGTTCTCTGTTGGCTTTGCTTGATTTTATGAAGGAAAAGCAAATCAAAGATTTGGTTTTTTCGTCGTCTTGCACGGTATATGGTCAGCCGGAAGTTCTGCCTGTGACGGAGAAGACTCCTAGGCAAGAGGCGGAAAGCCCTTATGGAAACACGAAAAAAATCTGCGAGGATATTCTTGTGGATTTTGTCAAATCCCAACCTGGAATCAGGGTGATCTCATTGCGTTATTTCAATCCAGTGGGAGCCCACCCAAGCGGGAAAATCGGGGAATTGCCTATAGGAACACCTGCGAACCTAGTTCCTTTCGTGACCCAGACAGCTGCAGGAATCCGTGAAAAACTCACTGTTTTTGGTGATGATTATGACACTCCAGATGGATCTTGTGTACGGGATTTTATCCATGTGATGGATTTGGCAGATGCACATGTGAAAGCTCTGGGATACCTGGGTGAGCAGCAGGATAATTTCTATGATGTATTTAATGTGGGAACAGGTAAAGGCAATACTGTTTTGGAAGTGATCAGGACGTTTGAGCAGGTGAATGGAGTAAAAGTAAATTTTGAGGTTGGATCTAGAAGAGCGGGAGATGTCGTGAAAATATGGGCAGATACCTCTAAAATTAATTCGGTTCTAAAATGGCAACCTAGCTTTAGCTTGGAAGATTCAATGCGGGATAGCTGGAATTGGCAGAAGACGTTGTGATTCGTTAAAAATAATTTTACAAGATTTGTGCTTCTATTTGAAAGGCGAATTATTTTATTTGAAATGCGTTAAGAAGTATTGTGCTGACTATGGTTGTCTGTAACTGTGGTATTGTATTTTCTTAGGGTGGAGCTATATTTTTAATATATAGGAAAAGTATTCTATTTTGAGAAGTAAAATAGATCAGTATCCTATGGTTTGCTGATTGAAAAATGAAATTCAACTAGTATATATGAGTGAATCAGAGGAGAGTAGGAGTGCATCGGATAAATTGCCAGTTCATCCCTACCAAAGTCTCGATGCAGATCAGGATGTTTCCCTTTATAGAATTTGTCAGCTAAGTTCCATAGTCAGTGCTACACCAAAATCCCTGATTCTATTTGTTGAGGAAGAAAACAGGTTCAAGGCCTCGTCAGGGTTTGAACTGGAAAGTGATGTGTTGGCAGATTTTTTTATTGAACAAGTAAAAAAATCCAGTGGTCTCTTTGTTTGCCAAGATGTACATACTATTGAGCTACCCACCGAAGTGTCCTTGGCTTTGGAGGCTCATGAAATCGGATCAATTGTTGGTTTACCCTTTAAAGATGGGAACACAGATCGGATAGGAGGGTTGTTTGTGCTTGACGCAGGATACATTACATTGGATGATAAGGGCGAAATAGCTTTGGAGCTACTTGCAAGTGAAGCTTTGATTATTGTCCAAGAACGTAAGCTGATCTCAGAGTTCAGTAACGTGGAGAAGTTTTTCAATCTGTCCAATGATTTGATTTGCATCGCGGGAACAAATGGTTATTTCAAGAAAATCAATCCTTCTTTCAGCAGGCTATTGGGCTGGGATAACGAGACACTATTGACTCGCTCATTTTTTGAATTAACTCATCCCGATGATATCAAGAAGACTAGACGTAACCTGGAAAAATTGGTCAAGGGTGAGCTGTCCACTGAATTGTCCCATAGGTTTATGTGCCGGGACGGCTCTTACAAATCCCTTGACTGGGTGGCTACCAAAGATCCCAAAACAGGCAACATCTATAGTATAGCCAGAGATACTACAGAAGCTAAGGCAAAGGAAGAGCAACTCGCCACAAGTGAAAGCAAGTTGAGGGTGTTTTTTGAGAATTCCCAAGGCTTGATGTGTACCCATGATCTTAAAGGCGTCTTTCTTTCAGTAAATGAAGCAGGGGCTCAAATGTTAGGATATACGGCGGAGCAGGTGATTGGGAGAAGCCTATATGATATCGTCCCTGAGTCCCGACATCCTTTGATAGACCAATATCTGGCGACAATCAAAAATGAGGGGAAAGCCAGCGGTCAGATGATTACCACTCATAGAGATGGTTCTGTTTTGATCTGGATATACAATAATGTCCTAGAGCGGGATCCCTCTGGAAAAGGGGGGTATGTGATTGGTAACGCGATTGATATCACTAACCGTGTGAAACTGGAAGAAGAACTCTCCCGAGCTAGAGCTATGCTGGAGGAAACTGAAAAAGTAGCCCGGGTGGGAGGATGGAACGTAGACCTTAGATCCGAGAAACTCACCTGGACTTCCTCTACTAAATTGATCCATGAAGTGCCTCAGGATTTTGAGCCTGATCTAGTTACAGCAATTGAATTTTACAAAGAAGGCGAAAACAGAAATAAAATCCAGTCAGCCATGGAAAGGGGATTGCAGACTGGAGAAGGTTGGGATCTGGAGCTCCAGATTGTTACTGCCCAAGGTAATGAACCTTGGGTTCGAGCCATAGGAAAACTGGAATTTGTAAATGGGGAGTGTGTTCGGATATTCGGTACATTCCAGGACATAGATGCTAGTAAGAAATCCCAGATAGAACTGGAACAGACACGTAAAGTATTGGATGATGTGATAAATGCTTCATCAGAAGTCTGTGTGATTTCTACAGGAATGGATGGGATGATTACAGTATTCAATGTCGGGGCTGAGAAAATGCTAGGCTACTCCGCAGCGGAGCTAGTGGGGAAGCAAAGTCCAATTGTCCTTTACAAACCAGAAGAATTAGAAGCATACAGAGGCGAATTGGAAAAAGAATTTGGGAGAGAAATAGATTCTTCTGAAATTTTGAATTTAAGACCTAGACGGAATGGTTTTGAGCAGCGTGATTGGACTTTTGTCACCAAGAGTGGAGACGAAAAGGTAGTTTCTCTGGTGGTTTCAGCCATGAGAGATCATGAAGATCAGCTGATTGGATATCTGGGGATTGCGATAGACATCACGGATAAAAACCAGATTGAGAAGGATCTTTATAATGAAAAAAGCAGACTCAATGCTTTTGTAACCCATGCTCCTGCGGCTGTGGCCATGGTGGATAACAACATGGTTTATATTGCAGCCAGTAACCAGTACAAAAAGGATTATAATCTACAGGGGCAGGATATCATAGGTAAATCCCATTATGATATTTTTCCACAAACAGATGAGGTAAGAAGAGAAAGGTTTGAACGTGTGCTGGCTGGTGCCATAGAACGTAAAGAAGAGGAAAAAATCAAACTTCCAGGTGTAACAGAAGAACGGTTTGTGTCCTGGGAAATGAGACCATGGTACTTGCATGATGGGGACATAGGAGGGATGATGATGTTCGTGCAGGATATCACCAGAATGGTGAAGCATACCGAAGAACTGAATAAGGCAAAACTTCTTGCGGAAGAAGCCAGTGTGGCCAAATCGGAGTTTTTGGCCAATATGAGCCATGAAATCAGGACACCTCTCAATGGTGTAATAGGTTTCACGGACTTGGTGTTGAAAACCAATCTGAATGAAACCCAACATCAGTACCTATCTATAGTCCATCAATCAGGAAACGCCCTGCTGAGTATTATCAACGATATTCTGGATTTTTCTAAAATAGAAGCAGGACGTCTCGAACTTGATATAGACAAATGTGATCTTTACGAGCTCTGTTCCCAAGCAACGGATATCATTACCTATCAAATCCAGAATAAAGGCCTGGAAATGCTGCTTAATATGGCCACTGATTTACCACGGTTTGTTTTCACAGATTCGGTGCGCCTAAAACAAATCTTGGTCAATCTATTGGGCAATTCATCCAAATTCACCGAAAAAGGGGAGATTGAATTGAAGATAGAAATTCTGGAAAAGAAAGGGGGGCTTTTGAAAATCAGATTTGCAGTGCGTGATACGGGTATAGGCATTAAGCCTGAGAAGCAGTCCAAAATCTTTGAGGCTTTTTCCCAAGAGGACAGTTCCACCACCAAGAAATATGGAGGTACAGGACTTGGGCTGACTATTTCCAATAGCCTTCTTAGGCTTATGGGGAGTAAGCTGGAGTTGGAAAGTGAGCCGGGAAAAGGAAGTACTTTCTATTTTGATGTACTGCTGGAGACGGAAGAGGGCGAGCCCATAGACTGGTATGATGTGGACAAGATAGGCAACGTGCTTATAGTCGATGATAATGCGAACAACAGGTTGATTGTCAGGGAAATGCTTTTGCTTAAGGATATTCAGTCACTTGAGGCATCCAATGGATTTGAGGCATTGCAGATATTGGCTTCAGGAAAAGAGTTTGATGTGATTTTGATGGACTACCATATGCCATTTATGGACGGCTTGGAGACTGTTCGAAAGATAAGAGAAACCTTCCCCGCTTGGAGTTCGGACGAACCTATCCTATTGCTTCACAGTTCTTCTGATGATCATAAAATCATAGAGAGCTGTAGAGAATTAAGGGTGCAGCACAGATTGATCAAGCCTATCAAAATTCAGGATTTTTATCAATCTCTCTCCCGACTGCACAAAACAGAAGTGAACAGAGTGGAGCAGGAGGAAACAAGTAGTAAAGGTTCTGGTGGTAAATTCATCGCATTGATAGCTGAGGATAATCTGGTGAATATGTTGCTGGCAAAGACACTGATAAGGAAAATAGCTCCTGAAGCTACTGTGGTAGAAGTGAAAAACGGTCAGGAAGCGGTGGATTATTGTAAAGAACAAATGCCAGATATCATTCTGATGGATGTGCAGATGCCGGAGATGAATGGGTATGAGGCTACCAAGCAGATACGTTTGCTTCAGCATGATGCACGTGTCCCTATTATAGCGCTGACTGCTGGCAATGTAAAAGGCGAGCGGGAAAAATGCCTGGATTCAGGAATGGACGATTTTGTCGTAAAGCCGGTAGTGGAGGAGACTATGAAATTGATACTCGACAAATGGCTCGATAAAGAATCAATAGCTATGGAGTCAGGACAAAACAAGAGTGATCAAGGAAATAACGCCCATTACAGCGAAGAGAAATTGAGACAATATGCAGACGATGATCCCGAGGTGTTGCAGGAGATTCTGAGCATTGTGACTTCTGAAATAGATAAATCATTGAAGTCATTCAAAGCCCTAATTCAGGAAGAAAATTTACTTCTCATCAATGAAGCAGGGCACAAGCTTTATGGGACGGCCATTTCTTCCGGTATGCAGACCTTGGCAGAAATAGCTCGGGAATTTGAACATCTGGAGGAATTTGAAACTGAAAAAGTGGCTCACATGTACGGGAGATTACTGGCAGAAATAGAATTGGTAAAGGAAATGATGCCGTCAAGGCCTTAGTGAGAAGACATAGATATTAACTTCCAATGTCGCTGGTTGTATCAAAATCGGGTAGGTTCCTTCAGGGCCTTATCAAATGATATAAAAATATCTCCTTGAAAAAGAAGTCTATACGAAATAATAACGCAAATTTTCACTTCTGCTTTTGCAATAACAAATCAAAAACATACCTTTGCATCACTCAAAAACGGGGTAAGAGTTGAGCAATCAACCAAGCTTTGGATTTGAATTAAACGGAGTGGTAGTTCAGCTGGTTAGAATGCCTGCCTGTCACGCAGGAGGTCGCGGGTTCGAGTCCCGTCCATTCCGCTTTTAAATGATGAAAAAGTTCATTATTTAGTCAATTAAAATTTTGAAGTGATCGTTCATTTCCCTGGTTATCGAGAGATTTGAATGCCTGTCTCGATACATCGGGAAGGTCTCAAGTTGAAGTTCACTTTGAAAAAAGACAAGTAAGTTTGTCTTAGGAGTATTAAAAGTATTGGAGTGGTAGTTCAGCTGGTTAGAATGCCTGCCTGTCACGCAGGAGGTCGCGGGTTCGAGTCCCGTCCATTCCGCATCAAGTCCCGAAGAAATTCGGGACTTTTTGTTTTTATGGGGATTCCATTTTTTATGATGGATTTAGCTTATGCTATTCGTTAAAAATTTTAATTCCCACGTGTATATGCTTATCTTTGTTTATCCCAAAAATCACCAAAATGGTATTAGAATTCGAAAAACCTATAGCTGATTTAGAACAGAAACTTCAGGAAATGAAGGAGTTGGCTACCGGCAGAGATATCGATTTAAGCTCAGATATTGAATCCCTTGAAGATAAAATTCTTGCTTTGAAGAAAGAAACTTTTCAAAATCTTACTCGCTGGCAGCGGGTACAGCTTTCCCGGCATGCCGATAGACCTTATGCACTGGACTATATCTATGAAATGACCAATGATTTCATCGAGCTACATGGAGACAGAAATGTGGCAGATGACAAAGCAATGGTGGGCGGTCTGGGAGATCTGGATGGCCGTTCTGTGATGTTCATCGGTCAGCAAAAGGGCCGAAACACCAAGCAGCGACAGATGCGGAACTTTGGGATGGCAAATCCTGAAGGCTATAGAAAAGCACTTCGCCTGATGAAAATGGCCGAGAAGTTTGGTAAGCCTATCGTTACGCTGATTGACACTCCAGGTGCATTTCCTGGCCTGGAAGCGGAGGAGCGCGGTCAGGGAGAAGCTATTGCCCGCAATATCAAAGAGATGTTTATGCTGAAGGTGCCTGTGATCTGTATCATTATTGGTGAAGGCGCATCAGGAGGAGCTTTAGGCATAGCGATAGGGGACCGGGTATTGATGTTGGAAAATTCCTGGTATTCTGTGATTTCCCCTGAAAACTGCTCTACCATTCTCTGGAGAAGCTGGGACTACAAGGAACAGGCCGCTGAGGCTTTGAAACTGACAGCAAAAGATATGCAAGGCAATGGACTTGTAGATGGTATCATCCCTGAGCCACTTGGAGGTGCCCATCGCGACATGAAGAAGATGGCAATCACCCTAAAAGATGCTATACTGCAGGCGCTGAAAGAGCTGGATAAAATCAAACCTGAAAAAAGAATTGACCAACGCATCGACAAGTTTTGCTCGATGGGTGTGGTAGTCGAGTAAATTTATAAACCCCGGATTTCTTACAAAGTCCGGGATTTTTCTTTCATATCATGGAATTATACGTAGTCAACACCGGGTTTTTCAAGTTGGACGGAGGTGCCATGTTTGGTGTCGTGCCTAAAACCCTTTGGTCACGGACTAATCAGGCTGATGAGAATAATCTATGTACCTGGGCTATGAGATCTTTACTGGTCGTGGATGGAAATAGAATTGTGCTCATAGACAATGGCATTGGCGACAAGCAGGATTCTAAGTTCTTTTCGCATTATTACCTACATGGAGACGATTCTTTGGAGAAGTCCCTGAGGAAACTTGGAGTTGGTGACCATCAGATCACCGATAATTTCCTGACTCACCTACATTTCGATCATTGTGGAGGTGGTGTGAAATATGGATCCCATGGCCAATATGAACTGACTTTTCCCAGAGCTTCCTATTGGTCCAATAAAGACCACTGGCAATGGGCCACTGTACCTAATCCCAGAGAAAAAGCATCTTTTCTTGAGGATAACATCCTGCCCATGCAGGAGCTAGGGCAGCTGGATTTTCTGGATCTTTCCCAGAAGACATTCCTTCCCGGTTTTGACTTCATTACAGTAGATGGGCACACGGATAAGCAGATGCTGCCCAAGATTCAGTATAAAGGAAAAACTGTGGTGTTTGTAGCCGATTTGTTGCCGTCAGTAGGACACATCCCATTGCCATATGTGATGGGCTATGATACACGTCCGCTGGTTACTATGGACGAAAAAGCCAAGTTCCTCGAAGAGGCTGCCAGAGAAGAATATATACTATTCCTGGAGCATGATCCAGTGAATGAATGCTGTACTGTGAAAATGACTGACAAAGGCGTACGTTTGGATCAAACATTCAGACTGGATGAAATCTAAACTGAAAATAGGAATTGCGCTTTCTGGGGGAGGAGTACGTGGGATATCACATCTGGGAGTCTTAAAAGCGCTTACAGAATCAGGTATATTCCCCACAGAAGTTTCCGGTACATCAGCAGGGGCTATTGCCGGGGCCATGTTTTGTCAGGGCTATACACCGGATGAGATTCTCAAAATCATAGTAGCCACAAACTATTTTAAGTTTCTTCGGCCAGCAGTTTCCTGGACGGGATTTCTTAAAATGGATTCCGTGGGCACACTTTTCAAGCTCTACCTTGATCACGATGATTTTGGGAAGCTGAAGATCCCTTTGACAGTGGCGGCTACTGATATTAAGAAAGGAAAAGTCAGATATTACTCAGAAGGCGAGCTGATCAGGCCTATAATGGCCTCGTCCTGCATCCCTGGCATGTTTGATCCTATCATCATAGGGAAAAGATATCTTGTGGATGGGGGTGTCCTGAATAATCTTCCTGTAGAGCCGCTAGACGGGATCTGCGATTATGTCATCGGTGTGAATTGCAACCAGCTTCCTGAAGAAGCCAATATCAGCAATATGAAAAAGCTGA from Algoriphagus sp. NG3 encodes the following:
- a CDS encoding patatin-like phospholipase family protein, with protein sequence MKSKLKIGIALSGGGVRGISHLGVLKALTESGIFPTEVSGTSAGAIAGAMFCQGYTPDEILKIIVATNYFKFLRPAVSWTGFLKMDSVGTLFKLYLDHDDFGKLKIPLTVAATDIKKGKVRYYSEGELIRPIMASSCIPGMFDPIIIGKRYLVDGGVLNNLPVEPLDGICDYVIGVNCNQLPEEANISNMKKLIERSVIMSMNYNVYSRKAKCDFFIEPPGLGRYGVFDIKKAPELFAVGYDHTMKFIENNPAILELAVKSSKSKKP